Genomic DNA from Telopea speciosissima isolate NSW1024214 ecotype Mountain lineage chromosome 2, Tspe_v1, whole genome shotgun sequence:
GTCTCACAAACTTGTGGTGCTCAGGAGTCCTATAGAACTGATCTGATAAGGCACGaaactaagaaaaatataaaactgATGAGACAAGATTTAAGTTTATATAGGGACAAGAGCTaaagaataagaaataaggTTCTATGACCACATCGAGCAGTAATGACAATACAAAATTGAAATGGACCAAGCTAGAACTACCTCACAAGATGAAATTGGATGATTTTCATGACAAGATTCAGAAGAATTAGAATTGAAAGTGATACAGATGTTTTCAAGTGCAATGATAACCATAAGAACCAATGCCAAGGAAAATTAAATAAGGAAAAGAACAtgagtagatttttttttagacaGATATGCACAAAGGAACGATTTCATTCCGAATGGAAAATAGCTGTTTCTACCCAAGCTACAATTGAGACAACCCCTGGTCAAATCTGGACCAAATTAATAATTCAAAATCCATCAAACAAGAGGggaaaaatgaaattatgtagtctattttataatttaaaagcATCAAGTGATACTTTAAGCTAGCCACAACAACAAAAACTGGAACACATGAAATCAATCTCATATGCACCATATATAACAGGTTACAGCTGTGAAATTCATGGAAAGGAAAAGCATAGAGGTCCTGGATTTCCCAAACAGAATTTCATATTGAGGGTTAAGCATTTTATTTCAAATACATGGAACATGCAGAGATGTACATGGCTTCACAAGGGGGCAAacataaagagagaaaaaaaatgaacacaaTCACAAAAATAAGCACACAAGCAACGTACTTAGCATAGAGGGTGTAGCACAGAACCATTGCAAGGTTtcagggttttggtttttcctaAAGATCTCATTAAGTGGgtcaaaacttaaaaaataattatacagGATGCAGAAACTTGTCTTTGCAGGAAAAGAAGTTTCAGACATGTATCACAGAACTTCCAAGGGGTATAAATAATCATATGCTGGTTTTGATGTTCATGCAGATGGATAATGTTCGCATGCTATCAGTAAAACATTGATTTgcggcatagttgtcatggcgtcgccatatcgtcgccatggcgtccttgCGCTGGAGGTCTGTGCatatcgacctacgccatggcgtcctgtctctctttccctcttcgatttcttcttctttaattttttgtttcttccccaaccttagacccactccctgcttcccaaaatctcctattttagccttggtttagtaacctgcaactaagacatccgccagatctgatttcagatctcaccattcggttgccagtagaattttggggctatttctcaTTGGGAACGGCAGACCTTGGTGCTgcgattttgttccagaaattgcaggaagaatcgtcttcataaggagtttcctctgctggaactactccagttcaccgcctctctgcctctctttctatcgtgttattgcaaggttaaagaagacattaagtctttaaaattgcaagtaaggacaacttatattatttatataaaactccttatattctctattgctattctgtttaacccattcagttttctctttaactccattaaattacagttttgccactcctttacaacttcagattaattacaattctgccattgctcttataaatcttgatttatctactagtttgccattcaactttgccattcaactttggatttaattacaattctgccatggtcgacatgacCACCATAGCGggcgacgtgtcgatatatcgatcagacacccctccaccgacttggatcgccatgacgccgtgacaaTTATGATTTGCAGTGATATGGTAAGTTCTCCAACCATAAATCATGTACCACGTATTACAATATTAATACTCATCATGGGCCGACACAAAAATCGCTAAAATATCTCTTTAATTATAAGGCTTTCCTTCATCCTTTCTTTGATCATAAACTTTTAAGGCATATGGAAGCTTTATCCCCTGGAGAAAGCCTAACATGAAGGTTACGGATTCTGCTGATTCATCTTTTTTGAGTTATTAATTTGAAGGACAGCATAAAGAACTTTTCCAATTTCTACTAGCTCATGGCTTACAaggtatatgataaatagtacCAGACACCTATGGCATCCTAACATCTAGAATTGTGAACTGATAACTAACCATAATTATGGTATATACCTTATCTATCAATTCAATTCATTGAAGTATTCATCATATGTTATCTAGAAGTTCTGTTTTTGGGGCCACAATAGCTAAACCCTGCACACTTCAGCAGCAAATTAAGATGCAAATATGGAGGTAGATATCATTTAGTAAGAACAAGACATATTCCAACTTAATGACCTTAAAGAAAATGGGATTAGGTCAATAGTTAAAATCCAATGAAAAGGTTTACCAGTAACAATGTTGGGGCATGCCACATGCAAACCTAGATTTAAAAAGAAAGTTCTGATAACAATAATACTAAATCTAGGGGATGAGAGGCCAAGTTACCTGACAGTTACCATCTCCCTGAACCTTGAGCTCAACCAAGTCATATAATTTCaatctaaaaaagaaagaatatcaAATGAATCAAATAGATCACATCTAGAACCACAAaacattgagagagagaaatggggcACCcccattaaaaaacaaaaaaggtggGCATGCAAAGGCTTTGAGaatcatcaagaaaataatCCCCATAGCATCCCCATAAAGTACAAAACATGAATTTTACTTGAGCTTCACATacttataataatattaaacATGGATAGTCCTTTTAGTTCCTTCTACATGTAACACTTATTCCCAATTCCCATATTATATCTCAAAAtgacttagtttggaaagctgTGTAGCCTTTCATGTCCCATTTAAATTCCAAACGTTCTCCTGTTTCAAATATAGGTCTGGTTACTAACATGATTATGAGTGATAAAACTGATATAGATAAATGTATAGATATCAAAGGACTATAATAAGAACTTAACTATTTACAATTCTTCTATACTGagtaataaagaaaaataaaataaattccatTTGCGTTCCCTCAGACAATAATCCCTGTTAACCTTAAAATTCTGCTTTAAGCCATAACTATCAATTGCTACAAAATAAACAGTAAATCTAGTGTATTCATTGAAGTAAAGTATCAAACTGATTACTAACCATCATCATTAAGTTTTTTCTTAATAACCATATCATTATTGTGCAGTatccaataattttttttacaaaaaaggtcgtttgaggtggcatggcaatgttcaacagaggcctttggatgccccaatacggaggagtgatttgattcagattgaatgaACAAAAGAgtcaggggcagacctaaatgaccttaggagaaatggtgaggaaagacatgcatagcttaggccctGTGTCaaaagtatgacctcgaatagagatgattggagagcaaggatccatgtagccaatcccatttagttgggataaggcttgagATGTTGTTgtattcaataaatttttttaaaattaaatactCCCTCTGTCCCAGATTGGCCGTCAtgttcaaaaagaaaaacaagcaTTTAAGGAGGCTCTTCCAATAGCGATAAACCCAAAACTATACATTTTTTTCCAATACCTACCCATCATTCTTAGATTCCATGCATAAATAGCCACCATGATTAAATGGGGGTAATATAGGTAGGTAAAAAGATTCCATGCCTAGATTATTGTACTGGACAAACATCTTGGGACAATGAAAACACTCCAAAGAAGACACAAATTTTGGGACAGGAGTAATTATTAACCACCATAAATGGTTGATAATAATTTAAATACTCATTTCTGGCCATTTGTTTATTCTTTAGCAAGCTctattaatatattattttgctagaaatttaaatattaaatCAAACATGAAATATACTTTAACTCACTCtttctgcctttttttttttgaataaatacTGACGAAGAAAAGAGAGCAAGTAACCCCATTACACAGATGGTTAACTAGTATAGAAAATCAATACATGGAAACCCAGCTCAAAAACTTGACCCACCCAACTATAGCCAGCTTACTAATTCCTCTCATGAAGCTGCACACCCAAGGATATTTAAAGATCTTATTGCATAGATTTTCCTGAGGGTTTCTTTCCTTCAAAGATATAGATCTATCTTCTTTCAACAGGTCCAAGCAGATCACAAAGGAACAACTCTCTGAATTTCCTAACTGAAATCACTGGTCGTCATGGAAAATTACACTGACCATCAGCTTCCTATTCAACAATGGAAATACAATTATCACCTCTTTCTAAAAGGAAAAACTAACTTAGTTGGGAAAAGGCGCAATTAATGAGCATAATTGGAAAAGTAGGTTTTTTTAACCGATTcgtcttcttcaaaaattgtTAAGTCAGGCGAGTCAAACCTGGTCAGGAAGAGTCATGtacctttttaattttttaatatctaaACAATAACacttaaaatataaaaacaatgacatgaatttaataaaatatttattaatgTGACTgtaaaacccataaaagaagtaaaagggTGTCCTTTCTCAAGGAAACTAACGACCTTAAGTTGGGTGGGTGGGTTATGATGTCATGTGTTGAGGGGTGTGTAGGAAGAAAAAGACTCATGTCTCACGTACAAGTCATGTTTTAATAACTTATCATTATTATACATCTTCAAACTACAAATTCAGTTTTGACAATCTGGACATTGAATTTACTCATAGTTTGAACTACAAATTAAGATTGAATATCCAATTTCCCTTGGAATGAGGGTTTCAAAATTCTAACCCAACTCAGCTAATTTTATGACTCCGGAGTCATTTCTGACTCAGACAAACTCGGACCTAGTCTGGTCATTTTTTAACCTGGCCAAATTGacatgactcttgaccaggttttgttatttttgtacTCGACTCATGTGACTCACccgagtcaaaacctggttttccaactatgatacTGAGtagttttttaataaaaaaattagtaattagatattaaaattaattttgttagatatcTTATGAAATTTTATTCGCCAAAAGATGCACCTTTCTTAATAACAATAATCATTTCATAAGAATCCATTAgaagacaaaaaagaagagCTAAAAGGGAATAGATTATCAAGGAAATTGGAGATAAGAATCCATTAGAAAGCTAAAAAGAAGAGCTGCTCGCCCAATAGGCCACACTTTCTTGATAACACTGATCATTTCATAACTTGTATGAAACCTAGAATCAATAGAAAAAACACCTGTCCAGCAGTCTTTGATGATCTGAAGTTGCTTCATCAATAGATGGGATTTCTCCGTTAATTCTAGGAACATGCTGCAAAAAACCAAAGGTAATTATTAAGAATTAGGTATATTCACAGTCAGAAACACACAAATTATTGCAAAATAAAATGATTAATCATGAACCACCGAAGAACAGTGGCTAAGTTTGTTGTCTAAATAAGAGGACCCCAAGTAGTCAAGCTTAAACAGTCAAAAGGCAGTTCAGCGTCTAAGAAGGAGATAACATTAAAAATCAATTCAGGATGGACAACAGGATTTCTAAAAACTAATGTGGTGTAAAGGAATGGATGTTCTATTTTTCACCAATCAGTAACATAGATTCCAGAGTTCCTTCCCCAcatttttttgggaggtggggTGATTGGGGGGAGATCGATCTCCCCCACCCCTTCACACACAACTTCTAATCTTTTACATCCTTTCATGACTGAGATATTTGATCTCCCAATAACTGTCATGTAAAAGTatctcccatatatatattgtatataagTACTAAGAGTCCAAGTTCGAGTTGCACGGGGTTGCCACATTATTCCAAATTCATGTACTTACTAGAAGAAtgatcatatatttttttatcaccATAATGAAACAAGTGTTTTTCAAGTAAGTGTCCTTAGCACTAAAAAGAAAACCATCGAACCTTCCTCTTAAATTTATCAACAAAGAACAATCTAATACCTAGAAACACAAGTggtcaataaaaaataagatacataaaaaattcaaataaagggTCCAAAATCAATTAACaggttggggagggggagaccCAGAATGGTGGTGCTGAATCAGCAGCTTCAGAAGATAACTTCTTAATTAGATTTGCAACAGACATGAATCtaacttgaaagaaatggaaCTTACAGGAACTGGAACCATCTGATTCAACCTCTTTCCTACTTCACCGTCAAGCAAATATTCATCTGTTATCTCCAAGGAGTTAGACCAGTCGTCCCCATTGTTCGATTTCAATTCAGGGCTAGAACACGAACTAGAGGGTTCCATATCATCAGTCTCTTCCTGTCCACTCTCATGTCCTGCGTGATATAGTAAAAATATAAgataaaaacaaagggaaaattttTACTGAACTGAGCTAAAAACCAATCTGCTGTTAAAATTTCCCAGTACCAGAACTATAATTTCTCATAGATGGACCAAGCCAATCTTGTGCAAGAATGGATGCTTGCAAATGCTCTTCCCCAGCAGCATTGGAAGTTCCAGATGCTTCAGCTACTGCAAGTTGTGATAATTCTTCCTGAAGGGCATGTGCAATAATCTCATCATTCTCTACACTGCTATGTTTTTTGTCATAATGATCTTCTCTGACATATTGATCAGCATAGTAACTGGTATCATGTTGGGTGACAGTTCCACAATATCCCGAATTTTGATAAAAgtcaccatcaagaagatggaGACCCCAACGAACAACATCAGGATCTGGCTCATATGTAATCATAACTTTTAATCAGAAACTTGTCTTTGCTCCAACAAAGAGGCAGATGTAATCCTCAGAGAACGAATATAGCTTTGCCTCAAGAGACTTCAATTGCACAATTCTTCAGAAGAGACCAATGCCACTATCTTCCCTGGGAGCACACAGGAGAAAAAATCAGTGATATTTTGACCTGCACAATGCACACTTCTAAGTGACATCATCCTTCTTTTAAGGGAAGTTACTAAAAGATGCTTCTGCAGTAAGGAACCCCCCCCctccaacaaaaaaatggaGTATTAGAGTTTTTGtccattttctttctcaatTAAGCAGATACCGCACCTGAAACCCATGAATGCAACAGTGCAACTCTAAGTGCCAGCCAGTTATGATACATCTAGAATCATGcagagtttttttcttcttttttttcaggTACAACATCAACATTAGATACACTTCCACAAAACATCAAATTAAAATTGCCTAATTtcaagagaaaataaagattttTTAGTCTGGAATAAGGATTGACCATCCGGATATTGTTCAGAACTCTGCAATTTCCTCAAttaaattcataaataagctCTGGTTCCCACACAGCCACTTAAGAAGGCCTTCTCGTATGGTCTTattatctgccatgtggcatacAAAGTGTGGCCCAAACGTTGTAAGAAGGCAGGGCCCAGGGTCCCCTACTCAGATCTCAAGTTTCatccaaggtactaaaactcgggtctcggtaccaactcggcccttggaaaaaccaagtcgagtcaagatctcgccgagctggtgcattttttttttccgactcgaagcctcaactcggtgggttttagacctagtttgggtctgaaacttggtattcagcctattttaggaacacaatggcactatcagattttgcaaaaacaaagtccaaatatgagtttcaattcggaccataggttggtaggcgatgacgtactaaaataccctactctacacataatttagtaatagaaagcaagcaaaacattcaattaatagctaaacagcttaaataagaattaaaaatgttaaagtgatacttcaaactgtttaacagtgttacaattatcatcacataaaatgactttgaatcaagtattcagtccccgctagtgtcacatagtcttcccatgacatagtgttgttgtaatgttgcatatagtgctccacagcaagcatataagagttctgtcgacttaggtaagtaaatacatagtagatgggtcatttccatgggtcaacccgagatcttgccgagatatgtcgagttctgccgagttaggtaagtaaattaTAATAGATGGGTTATTTCCATGGGCCAATCCGAGATttcaccgagatctcgccaagatcttgtattattttgtatcgtatcccatctcgtctcggtttctcaaaaaaccgagaaactcgccgagatctcgcgagttcttgaactatggttTCATCCCAAACAGAGATGACCATGTGGCAAAATATAGATTTCGCCAAgatcttgtattattttgtatcgtatcccatctcgtctcggtttctcaaaaaaccgagaaacttgccgagatctcgcgagttcttgaactatggttTCATCCCAAACAGAGATGACCATGTGGCAAAATAATAGCTTTAAAAATCCACTAGGAAAAAGAATCTGCtgaaaaatggttttttttaaaaaacaaagagatgGCTACAAATACAGGCCAAAATACTGATAACGGAGGAGCATATGATAGAATTTGGCTCTAAAATTTGTCACAAGAACAATCTAGTCCATGTcctatctatccaatggttggagtTCCCACGTCACCCTTCCATGGCACAAATTAAGTGGACCACCTAGGAGGGCCTTCCTGGTGGCTGTGCAAAAAAAACTTGCTTCATGAAAACATAGGTATTTTTCAGTAGAAAAGCAGATATTTCCACTCATTTGATTAGCCTTACTAATTTTATACAGCTAATGGAACTATCCATATATTACCAGCATATTCATCCCTCACAGCCCCGAATGAAATATGAGGACAACTTTTATGGGGAGGAAAACATATGAAGCTTGAGATGACAGATTGTCAATGCCAGATCAGCTAATAGTCTCTATCGGTTGAGTTTATAGCGTAGGAGGTTGTTTAAATCAGTGCGGACAAATGGAGTCGGAAAATACAGTTTGCGATTGTCAAAATTAAAACACCAGCCATGATTTGGCAGAataaacttcaatgcaccaacTGCAGAAGGAAATTCAGAAAGGTAATGCGTTGGAATGATACCGAAGATATAAAAGCTTATTCCTACCTTCATATTATAAGCAGCCTCTCCAAGCAGAACATAAAGGGAAATTTTATGAAACCAACATGCTTAATTTGAATGAAATAAATGTGGTTGGATTGTACAAGAAGGGTTGAAACCAGAGATACATAAAGGCCTTCATCtacatgatgatgatgatgcaacTGAATTTGCATACAAAGACAGGATGACATGAAGAGGAATATCTTCCAATGCATTCCTCTTGAAAATTCTAAGTAAGAGATAGTACATAACACTAGTCATGCACCTCTAGATGAAGACAAATAGCAAGACAAGGAAATAGGTGTCAAGTGTCATAATTCAGGTTGCAGATCTTTTAGGTGCCATAAGAAGTTGTTGTCACACTGAGGGTTATAAAGCTAAGTGGAAAATAACAGTTT
This window encodes:
- the LOC122653133 gene encoding OVARIAN TUMOR DOMAIN-containing deubiquitinating enzyme 12-like produces the protein MITYEPDPDVVRWGLHLLDGDFYQNSGYCGTVTQHDTSYYADQYVREDHYDKKHSSVENDEIIAHALQEELSQLAVAEASGTSNAAGEEHLQASILAQDWLGPSMRNYSSGHESGQEETDDMEPSSSCSSPELKSNNGDDWSNSLEITDEYLLDGEVGKRLNQMVPVPHVPRINGEIPSIDEATSDHQRLLDRLKLYDLVELKVQGDGNCQFRALSDQFYRTPEHHKFVRQQIVDQLKSHPEIYEGYVPMAYSDYLKKMSRTGEWGDHVTLQAAADSYGIKIFVITSFKDTCYIEILPNIQKSKRVIFLSFWAEVHYNSIYPEGDMPAFEARKKKRWWIFGNKH